DNA sequence from the Chryseobacterium turcicum genome:
ATAAAGCTCATGCATATTCCAAGCTTAATCGACTTGTTCGATAATCTTTGCTCCTTAAAATCAAGATTTTTTTAAATAAAATCTTTGCGTGATAAAAATAGTATAGCCTTAAAAATTGTGAATTGTGAATATTTAATGATTCATTATTTTTCATCTGTAATCTTTCATTTGTAATCTTTCATTAAGAAATGAATATTTAATTTTTTTAACGCAAAGATTTATTTTTCTTCATGTTTTACTTTAAGGTGGCAAAGAAGCATCAATGAATTGATTTGATAAAGCTCATGCAGATTCCAAGCTTAATCGACTTGTTCGATAATCTTTGCTCCTTAAAATCAAGATTTTTTTAAATAAAATCTTTGCGTGATAAAAACAGTATAGCCTTAAAAACAGTAAAATAAAAACTTTTGCGCCTTTGCGATTAACTAAAAAAGTTTAAAACAAAAAACCTTGTCATTACTGACAAGGTTTTCTATTAATTAAGATAAACTAAATTATCCCATTTTTCTGTGTGTACTTTTCGTCGCTGCTTTAGCTCCTGTACTTGCTTTTACTTTTGGAGTTGCTGGCTTGTCTGCTTTAAGAGCTGCCTTTTTTGGAGCTTCTTTTTCAATACTCGCCTCACCTTCTTCAGTTTCAGCTTCTGCTTTTACAAAACCTTCAGGAGTGATGTATCCAGCTTTGTGAAGAATGTTGTACCACTGAGCCAATTTCTTAATATCAGAATTGTAAACTCTGTCTGTATCATAGTTTGGAAGCGATGCAGCCATAAAATCAGCTAATTCTGCTTCTGAAGATTTATGATTGATGGTTTCTTTGTAATCGTAGTTTTTAGCGATATTTTCAAAAACTTCAAACAAAGGAACTTCTTTATCAAAAGTAAACATTGCAATATTATCCAACAAGCTCACTTGGCTTGAGTTCCCGATGCTTACTTTCTTTTTGGTAGTAACTTCTTCAATGATAAATCCGTTTTTCAACTGCGATACCAATTTGTAAAGACCTGGTTTCCCAGAGATCGAAATTATTTTTTCTAACAGCATAATTTTATTTTTTTAATTTCAGTAAAAGCTATAACGCTTTTTATAATAGTATATTTCTTAGTTTAAATTATTTTGGAAACCTCATTTTGTAGCTAATAGACACGTCTCCTTGCGTAATTTTTGTAAGTTTCCCTTTTACCAGCTTTTTCTTCAGCGCGCTAAGATGATCGGTAAAAAGTGTTCCTTCAATATGATCATATTCGTGCTGAATTACGCGGGCTCTAATATCGGAAAAAGTTTCGGTATGCTTCACAAAATTTTCGTCATAATATTCGATTAAGATTGTGCTCTTTCTTTTCACATCTTCTCTCACATCAGGAATAGAAAGACAGCCTTCGTTAAACTTCCATTCTTCGCCAGATTCTTCGAGAATTTCGGCGTTGATGAAAACTTTTTTAAAGTCTTTCAACTCTTCAGCAATATCTTCGTAATCCTCATCTTCTGCCAAAGGCGTAACATCTACGATGAAAAGTCTTAAATCTAAACCAATCTGAGGCGCCGCCAAACCAATACCGTTTGCTTCGTACATGGTTTCAAACATATTATCGATTAGTTGTTGCAAATCCGGATAATTTTCATCTATCTCTTTTCCTGTTTTTCTCAATACAGGATCTCCAAAAGCTCTAATTGGTAAAATCATCTTGTTCTTTGTTCTAAAAAATTCTGCAATATGATGGTTGCACTTACTTTATCTATTAATCCTTTTTGTTGTCTTTGTTTTTTACTTTTTCCACTTTGAGAAATAAAAAACGAAGCCATTTTTGAAGTAAACCTTTCATCTAAACGATGAACTTCAATCTGCGGAAATTCTTTTTTAAAATTTTCTATAAACTTTAAAATATCAGTTTCCACTTCTGAAATATTTCCCTTCAAATCTATGGGAAGACCTACTACCATTGCTTCAACACTGTTTTCAACAACATATTTTTTTAAAAAATCTATCAAAAAACGAGTTTCCACGGTATCTAGACCACTGGCAATAATTTTCATATCATCGGTTGCAGCAACGCCACAACGCGCTTTTCCGTAGTCTATAGAAATAATTTGTCCCATAAGTCTGCAAATTTAAGAAATTTTACTCATTTTATTCGCAACACAGTTTTTTTTATAAATCATGTTTTTTATACGTTAATTTTTGTTTAATTTTATCTTATCCAAACTCAAGACAATGAAGCAACTCATCCTCGTAAGACATGCAAAAAGTGACTGGCCAGAAGAAACCAGTGACTTCGACAGGCCATTGGCAGACAAAGGTTTGCTGGATGCTCTGAAAATGTCTAAATTTTTAAAAAGCAATAATATCGGCATTGATTATCTTATTTCAAGCCCTGCAGTAAGAGCTTTATCTACCTGCAAAATTTTTAATCAAACCTATAATCTAAATTTTGGAACTAACGAAAAACTCTACAACCCTTCCGAAAGTAATTTTGAGTCTGTGATTTATGATTTAAATGATGAGGTAAATTCGGTAGCGTTTTTCTCACACAATAATGGCATCTCAAATTTTGCCAATTCTATTTCTGAGGATATTTTCCATTTCCCGACTTGTGGCGTAGCTGGTTTTCAAATTGAATGTGATTCTTGGTCACAGTTTGACGGAGCTAATAAAAAACTCCTCTTCTTTTATGAACCCAGCAAAATTTAATTTAACCTTAAATTTAATTTATTTACCTTTTTTCATCTTTCTTTTCTCATGCCAAAAGAAAGAATTGTCTTATTATGAAAAGATTGCCTTCAATGACGAAGGATTAAAAAATCCTACACAAGAAGAATGGAGATACAATAACAAAGAGCATAATCAGACATTTCAGGACTTTGAAAGAGTAAAAAAAATAAAACCAAAAGCAGGAAAGAACACAATATATCTTCAGCCCATCGGTGAATTTAATATCCTGCAGAAAAAACAAATTGGGCTAACAAAACAATATTTAGCCAAATACTTTCAGTTGGAAACTAAAATCCTGCCTATTTTATCAAATACTATTTTTCCAAAATCGGCTAAAAGAATTAGAAACAATAGCCAGGAACAGATTTTAGCAACTTATGTTTTAGACAGCATTTTAGTAAAGAATAAGCCTAAAGATGCAATTGTTTTAATGGGAATTACAGAAAAAGACCTTTTTCCCAGCCCTCAATGGAACTATGTGTTTGGACTTGCTTCCTATGAAAAAGGAGTTGGTGTTACCTCAATGTTCCGATTTTATGATGGAAATTTAACGGAATCAAATTTTAATAAAAGTCTTGAAAGATTATTAAAAATAAGTTCACACGAAATTGGTCATATGTTTGGAATAAGCCATTGCCTGAATGCAAATTGTGTAATGAATGGAACCAACAATCTTACCGAGACAGACTCTCATTTTGCAAGAGCATGCTCTCTTTGTCAACAAAAATTGAATTCTAGTCTGAAATATGACAATCAAAAACGTTTGATTGATTTAAAAGATTTCTTTGAAACGCAAAATCTTAATCGTGAATTTGTAAGAGCAGAAACAGATTTTAAAAATTTAAAATAGATTTTTAATACAATTCATTTTCTATCCAAAAAAAAAGGGATGGAAACAAAAACCATTTGAGTTTTATCTAATATTTTTTCAAGAAACTGATTAATAACAGCACTTTTATGTTGTTATTTCTTTTTGTTTTAATGCAACCGAATGCACATTTTTTCATAGTGAATAAAACAATTAGTTTTGTTTAAATTTTATTTATTCTAAATAAAAGTAATTTAAAAATGTATTATTATGCACAGACAGATTTATTTATTGGTTGCTTTCTTATTATTGGGAAGCAAAGTTTATTCTCAAGCTTCAATAAGCGTATTTCAGGACAATTTAACCACTCCAAACCCAATGATTACTGATGGTAATGACTTGTATGTTGGTTATTATTATTCGGATAAAGTTGTAAAATTTGACCTTACAAATCCCAATACCCCACCAGTTGATGTCGTAAGTGGCGTAAACAGACCGTACGGATTAGCTATAAAAGATAACAAACTTTATATTTCAGAATTCGGAGGTAATAAAATCTCTAAAATTGACCTTTCAAACACTGGTATTGCTCCTGAAACCGTAATATCAAACGTAGACAGCCCTATTGGTCTTGAGTTTATCGGAAATGATTTGTACATCGCCCTTGAAGGAGCCAACAAAGTTGCCAAAATAGATGTTACCCAAGCTTCACCACAATTAATAGATGTTACCAACGCAGAAAACCCATTTGAAATTGAGGTCATAGACAATCAACTATACATTACCGAAAGATTTGTAGGCAGAGTTGTAAAATTTGACATGAGTAACACTTCTGCAGCAAACGTAGTAGTAGCTCAAGGATTAAGTTATCCTTCAGGTCTTGCATCAGATGGAAAACAATTGTTTATCGCTGAAGCTGGAGCTTCAAAAATTTCAAAAATAAGTATTTCTACCGCTAACCCGACAGTGTCTGACGCAGTAACTTCTAGCTTATTGAGTTATCCTTCAGGATTATTAATGCATAATAACATCCTGTATATTACAGATTTCTTTGCCAGCGCAATATATAAAGTCGATTTAGCTACTTTAGCTGTTTCAGAGCTAAATACAAATGGTAATAAAAGCTTGAAAGTTTATCCTAATCCTGCGACTGAAAAGTTAAATATTTACAATGCGCCGTCAAAAGAATACAAAATATTTGATATGACGGGTAGAGTAATAAATTCAGGAGTATTAGAAAGAAATTCCATCAACGTAAGTCAGCTTTCTTCAGGAAATTATATTCTAAAAACAGGAGAAATGACCACTAAGTTTATAAAAAAATAATTTTGATTTCAATAAAAAACAACAAAGAGGCTGCGAAAACAGCCTCTTTGTCATATCCTTTAATCAATTATTTTCTTTTCAAATCTAAATCATCAAAATCAAAACTAAAATCTGTAACATCAGAAATCGCTTTCATTTTTGCCGATTCTGCTTTTCCGTTTTCATCATAACTAAAAATAAGATAGGCGTCTGCATCATAACTTCTGTCGTCCCATTTGATAATAAAGGTATTGTTTGAAAAAGGAAGTAATTCACCTTTCAGTCTTGGAGAGTTTTTACAAGAAATTCTGTAAATGTTTCCTTGCTGAGCAACTTCAACATCACCAAACCATTGGTCATTATATTTCCCTACAAATTGTTCGGCTTTTGGCTGAAGGTTTTTTTCTTTTTTAAATGCATCCGATTTTGCGAAAGCTTCTTTCTTTTGTTTGTTATATTCCGCTTCAACTTTCTGCATTCTGTCACCGTAATTTTTTAACCAGTTTCTGTCGGCAATTCCTAAATAAGAATCTTTCACGGTATTAGTAATCGTATTGAAAGCTGCGCCAGATTGTTGATTTGTCAACACAACAATTCCTAATTTCATATCCGGAATTAAAGTAAATTGTGTTACCGTTCCAATTAATCCACCGGTATGTTGTACTTGTTTATGACCTTTTACATCACTTAAAAACCATCCTAAACCATAACCGTAAAAACTTGTATCGTAAGGGTTTTTCATCGCAACTCTATCCGGAATCTGTAAACTCCAAAGCTGCTGAATATTTTTATCTGAAACTAATTTTTTGCCCTCTTTGGTTGTGAATCCATTTAAAAGAAACTCTGCCCATGTCGTCATGTCTTTAATGTTACTCATAATTCCACCTGCAGCATTTCCTGTTTCGTTCCAATCGTGAGGAACTGCGATTGCTTTTCCATCAACGGGAGCATGAGCATCAATTTTATTAGCAACTGCTTTTGCTCTGTTGTAACTTCCGAAACTTGAATTCATCCCGACAGGTTTCATAATTCTTTGTTCTATAAAATCTGCCCAGCTCAATCCTGAAATTCTGGTAATTACTTCTCCGGCAACAATAAACATGATATTATTATAGTCTAAAGTTGTACGGAAAGAATTTTCGGGCTTTAAATATCTTACATTATGCACAATATCATTCACCGTAAGATTTCCGCCTTCAGGAAAAAACATTAAATCACCTTGCCCTAAGCCTAAACCGGCTCTGTGCGTAATCAAATCTTTGATGGTAACATTTTGAGAAACGTACGGGTCATACATTTGAAATTCAGGAATATATTTTGACACTTTATCGTCCCAGTTCACCTTTCCTTCATCTGCTAAAATTGCCAAAGCAACACAAGTAAAAGCTTTAGAATTAGAGGCAATTCCCACCAAAGTTGTATCATCCATTGGCTGCTTAGTCGTTAATGAACGTACTCCAAAACCTTTAGAGTAAATCATTTTTCCGTCTTTGATAACTCCAACAGACATTCCCGGAACGTCGAAGGTTTTTAATGTACTTTGAATAAGCTCGTCTAATTTTTTCTCTTCAACCTGTGCAAAAGAGATGAAAGAAACTAAAAGAAAGAATAAAGAAAAATTATGCTTCATTATTTAAAATTTTCCCCAAATTTAGTCAATTCAGCATAATTAATTTCTCATTTCATCAATACTTAAATTTTAATAAAAATAAATTGCTTCTATAAAAAACTTATTATAACAATTAGCATTTTTATATTTGCAAAAAATAACCATTAAAATGATGACAAAAAAATTATTACTATTCTCATTATTAGTATTAAGCTTTAATTTTTACTTTACTCAGGAAGTCGAGATTAAAGATGATAAAGTTTTGCTTGATGGAAAACAAATTTTGAAAGCAGAAAAAATCAATATGGTAGAATATTCATTTTACAATTTAAAAAGTGACGATGAAATATTGCTTTACAGGCAGATGGATAATGAAACAGCAAGATATCAAGACGATGATTATTATGTACTGAATTTTCTGACCGAAAAAGTAAAAGTAGAATCTAATGATTTTTATAAAATTGCAAGTTTCATGAATTCTAAAAAGTCTATGGAAAAACTTATAAAATGGCTTTTAAAAGAAAAAGTACTTACCAATGATGGGGAATTGAATCCTGACCGTCTTGCAATTTTCAAAGAGAAATACGACCAAAATATTACCGAAAGAACAATAAGATAAATGACCAAAATACTCCTCCTCTCCGATTCCCATTCTTATATTGATGACCGAATTTTAGATTATGCAAAACAGGCTGATGAAAT
Encoded proteins:
- a CDS encoding DUF5606 family protein; the protein is MLLEKIISISGKPGLYKLVSQLKNGFIIEEVTTKKKVSIGNSSQVSLLDNIAMFTFDKEVPLFEVFENIAKNYDYKETINHKSSEAELADFMAASLPNYDTDRVYNSDIKKLAQWYNILHKAGYITPEGFVKAEAETEEGEASIEKEAPKKAALKADKPATPKVKASTGAKAATKSTHRKMG
- the def gene encoding peptide deformylase; translation: MILPIRAFGDPVLRKTGKEIDENYPDLQQLIDNMFETMYEANGIGLAAPQIGLDLRLFIVDVTPLAEDEDYEDIAEELKDFKKVFINAEILEESGEEWKFNEGCLSIPDVREDVKRKSTILIEYYDENFVKHTETFSDIRARVIQHEYDHIEGTLFTDHLSALKKKLVKGKLTKITQGDVSISYKMRFPK
- the ruvX gene encoding Holliday junction resolvase RuvX, which produces MGQIISIDYGKARCGVAATDDMKIIASGLDTVETRFLIDFLKKYVVENSVEAMVVGLPIDLKGNISEVETDILKFIENFKKEFPQIEVHRLDERFTSKMASFFISQSGKSKKQRQQKGLIDKVSATIILQNFLEQRTR
- a CDS encoding SixA phosphatase family protein; translation: MKQLILVRHAKSDWPEETSDFDRPLADKGLLDALKMSKFLKSNNIGIDYLISSPAVRALSTCKIFNQTYNLNFGTNEKLYNPSESNFESVIYDLNDEVNSVAFFSHNNGISNFANSISEDIFHFPTCGVAGFQIECDSWSQFDGANKKLLFFYEPSKI
- a CDS encoding archaemetzincin → MNPAKFNLTLNLIYLPFFIFLFSCQKKELSYYEKIAFNDEGLKNPTQEEWRYNNKEHNQTFQDFERVKKIKPKAGKNTIYLQPIGEFNILQKKQIGLTKQYLAKYFQLETKILPILSNTIFPKSAKRIRNNSQEQILATYVLDSILVKNKPKDAIVLMGITEKDLFPSPQWNYVFGLASYEKGVGVTSMFRFYDGNLTESNFNKSLERLLKISSHEIGHMFGISHCLNANCVMNGTNNLTETDSHFARACSLCQQKLNSSLKYDNQKRLIDLKDFFETQNLNREFVRAETDFKNLK
- a CDS encoding Vgb family protein, producing the protein MHRQIYLLVAFLLLGSKVYSQASISVFQDNLTTPNPMITDGNDLYVGYYYSDKVVKFDLTNPNTPPVDVVSGVNRPYGLAIKDNKLYISEFGGNKISKIDLSNTGIAPETVISNVDSPIGLEFIGNDLYIALEGANKVAKIDVTQASPQLIDVTNAENPFEIEVIDNQLYITERFVGRVVKFDMSNTSAANVVVAQGLSYPSGLASDGKQLFIAEAGASKISKISISTANPTVSDAVTSSLLSYPSGLLMHNNILYITDFFASAIYKVDLATLAVSELNTNGNKSLKVYPNPATEKLNIYNAPSKEYKIFDMTGRVINSGVLERNSINVSQLSSGNYILKTGEMTTKFIKK
- a CDS encoding serine hydrolase gives rise to the protein MKHNFSLFFLLVSFISFAQVEEKKLDELIQSTLKTFDVPGMSVGVIKDGKMIYSKGFGVRSLTTKQPMDDTTLVGIASNSKAFTCVALAILADEGKVNWDDKVSKYIPEFQMYDPYVSQNVTIKDLITHRAGLGLGQGDLMFFPEGGNLTVNDIVHNVRYLKPENSFRTTLDYNNIMFIVAGEVITRISGLSWADFIEQRIMKPVGMNSSFGSYNRAKAVANKIDAHAPVDGKAIAVPHDWNETGNAAGGIMSNIKDMTTWAEFLLNGFTTKEGKKLVSDKNIQQLWSLQIPDRVAMKNPYDTSFYGYGLGWFLSDVKGHKQVQHTGGLIGTVTQFTLIPDMKLGIVVLTNQQSGAAFNTITNTVKDSYLGIADRNWLKNYGDRMQKVEAEYNKQKKEAFAKSDAFKKEKNLQPKAEQFVGKYNDQWFGDVEVAQQGNIYRISCKNSPRLKGELLPFSNNTFIIKWDDRSYDADAYLIFSYDENGKAESAKMKAISDVTDFSFDFDDLDLKRK